A DNA window from Planctomycetota bacterium contains the following coding sequences:
- a CDS encoding V-type ATP synthase subunit D: MKRKVAPTRMELLRVRKRLGMALRGHKLLKDKLEGIIKEVTERLEALKRLRLDLDARFPEVIELFVKAGAATSPPATETAAALAYAGAVFRARQERIMGVVVPALEFTLADESRPYSLAETSPYLDAAVRRLRELMPRVVELAQAEDTIRRLADELERTRRRTNALEYSVIPDLRSTRRTIEARLEEYTRSDISRLMKVKEMLLARDERATAGPARQP; this comes from the coding sequence GTGAAGCGCAAAGTCGCCCCAACCCGGATGGAACTGCTGCGCGTCCGCAAGCGCCTCGGCATGGCCCTGCGCGGGCACAAGCTGCTCAAGGACAAGCTCGAGGGGATCATCAAGGAGGTCACCGAGCGCCTCGAGGCCCTGAAGCGGTTGCGGCTGGACCTCGATGCCCGGTTCCCCGAGGTGATCGAGCTGTTCGTGAAGGCCGGCGCAGCCACGTCGCCGCCCGCCACCGAGACGGCCGCCGCACTCGCCTACGCCGGCGCCGTGTTCCGGGCGCGCCAGGAGCGCATCATGGGGGTTGTGGTCCCCGCCCTGGAGTTCACCCTCGCCGACGAGAGCCGCCCCTACAGCCTGGCCGAGACCTCGCCTTATCTCGATGCGGCGGTGCGCCGTCTGCGCGAGCTGATGCCGCGCGTGGTCGAGCTGGCCCAGGCCGAGGATACCATCCGGCGGCTTGCCGACGAACTCGAGCGGACCCGCCGGCGCACCAATGCGCTCGAGTACTCCGTCATCCCCGATCTCCGGTCCACCCGCCGCACCATCGAGGCACGGCTCGAAGAGTACACCCGCAGCGACATCTCGCGCCTGATGAAGGTGAAGGAGATGCTGCTGGCGCGGGACGAGCGCGCGACCGCCGGCCCCGCCCGCCAGCCATAG